One window from the genome of Mycolicibacterium gadium encodes:
- the pruA gene encoding L-glutamate gamma-semialdehyde dehydrogenase — protein MDAFSDVPAPANEPVLDYAPGSGERSRLTEALSTLAADPIDLPHVIGGARRMGGGERADVVQPHRHSARLGTFTNAVHADATAAIDAAIAAKPGWEATPFDERAAVFLRAADLLAGPWREKLCAATMLGQSKTAYQAEIDAACELIDFWRFNVGFAREIYAEQPISARGVWNRTDYRPLEGFVYAITPFNFTAIAGNLPSAPALMGNTVVWKPSPTQTFAAYLTMQLLEAAGLPPGVINLLAGDGIAVSDVALADPRLAGIHFTGSTATFQHLWREVGTHIDRYHTYPRLVGETGGKDFVLAHSSAQPDVLRTALIRGAFDYQGQKCSAASRAFIPRSVWQQMGDDFLSATEALTYGDVTDLTNFGGALIDDRAFAKNVTAIERAKSAANVTVAVGGEYDDSEGYFVKPTVLLSDDPTDESFSTEYFGPILSVHVYPDGDYERVIDVVDSGARYALTGAVIADDRAAVLTAQRRLRHAAGNFYVNDKPTGAVVGQQPFGGSRASGTNDKAGSALNLLRWTSARSIKETFAPATNHTYPHMEA, from the coding sequence ATGGACGCCTTCAGCGACGTGCCCGCCCCTGCCAACGAACCGGTTCTCGACTACGCCCCGGGTTCAGGGGAGCGCTCCCGGCTCACCGAAGCCCTTTCGACGCTTGCCGCAGACCCGATCGACCTGCCCCATGTGATCGGCGGCGCCCGCCGCATGGGTGGCGGGGAGCGCGCCGACGTGGTGCAGCCCCACCGGCACAGCGCACGGCTGGGTACCTTCACCAACGCAGTGCACGCCGATGCGACCGCCGCCATCGACGCCGCGATCGCCGCCAAGCCCGGCTGGGAAGCGACGCCGTTCGACGAGCGCGCCGCGGTCTTCCTGCGCGCCGCCGATCTGCTCGCCGGACCGTGGCGCGAGAAGTTGTGCGCGGCCACCATGTTGGGCCAGTCCAAGACCGCGTACCAGGCCGAGATCGACGCCGCCTGTGAACTGATCGACTTCTGGCGATTCAACGTCGGATTCGCCCGCGAGATCTACGCCGAACAGCCGATCAGCGCGCGCGGCGTGTGGAACCGGACCGACTACCGCCCGCTCGAGGGATTCGTCTACGCCATCACCCCGTTCAACTTCACCGCGATCGCGGGCAATCTGCCCAGCGCGCCCGCACTGATGGGCAACACCGTGGTGTGGAAGCCGTCGCCTACGCAGACCTTCGCCGCATACCTGACCATGCAGTTGCTCGAGGCGGCCGGCCTGCCGCCTGGCGTCATCAACCTGCTGGCGGGTGACGGCATCGCGGTTTCCGATGTGGCACTTGCCGATCCGCGGCTGGCCGGCATCCACTTCACGGGGTCGACGGCGACGTTCCAGCATCTGTGGCGCGAGGTCGGCACCCACATCGACCGCTACCACACCTATCCGCGGTTGGTGGGGGAGACCGGAGGCAAGGATTTCGTGTTGGCGCATTCCTCGGCTCAGCCCGACGTGTTGCGCACCGCGTTGATCCGTGGCGCGTTCGACTACCAGGGCCAGAAGTGCTCGGCGGCGTCACGGGCGTTCATCCCCCGATCGGTGTGGCAACAGATGGGTGACGACTTCCTCTCCGCCACCGAAGCATTGACATACGGCGACGTCACCGACCTGACCAATTTCGGCGGTGCCCTGATCGACGATCGGGCCTTCGCGAAGAACGTCACCGCGATCGAGCGTGCCAAGAGCGCCGCGAACGTCACCGTCGCCGTCGGCGGCGAATACGACGACAGCGAAGGCTATTTCGTCAAGCCGACTGTCCTGCTGTCCGATGATCCGACCGACGAATCGTTTTCCACCGAGTACTTCGGTCCGATCCTGTCAGTCCACGTGTATCCGGACGGCGACTACGAACGTGTCATCGACGTCGTCGACAGCGGCGCGCGCTACGCGCTTACCGGAGCGGTGATCGCCGATGACCGTGCGGCGGTGCTGACGGCGCAGCGACGGTTGCGTCATGCGGCGGGCAACTTCTACGTCAACGACAAGCCGACCGGTGCGGTCGTCGGGCAGCAGCCGTTCGGTGGCTCACGGGCATCGGGAACCAACGACAAGGCAGGCTCGGCGCTTAATCTGTTGCGCTGGACGTCGGCCCGGTCGATCAAGGAGACGTTCGCCCCCGCGACGAACCACACCTATCCCCACATGGAGGCGTGA
- a CDS encoding NUDIX domain-containing protein, whose protein sequence is MDSIETVASRQIYRNNWFSLREDDIRRPDGSDGIYAVVDKPTYALVIAQEGDRLHLVEQYRYPLGMRRWEFPQGTVQDDTDPEPFELAARELREETGLRAEAMTIIGQLDVAPGMSSQRGLVFHATGITEGAHDREHEEQDMRSAWFARSEVERMMRDGDITDAQSIAAYALLLLSQTPASR, encoded by the coding sequence GTGGATTCCATCGAGACAGTTGCTTCGCGGCAGATCTACCGGAACAACTGGTTCTCGCTGCGCGAAGACGATATCCGTCGGCCCGACGGCAGCGACGGTATATACGCGGTCGTCGACAAACCGACGTACGCGCTGGTGATCGCGCAGGAGGGTGATCGGCTCCACCTGGTCGAGCAGTATCGCTACCCGTTGGGCATGCGGCGGTGGGAGTTCCCCCAGGGCACAGTGCAGGACGACACCGATCCGGAGCCGTTCGAGCTTGCCGCGCGGGAACTGCGCGAGGAGACCGGACTGCGTGCAGAGGCGATGACGATCATCGGTCAGCTCGACGTCGCGCCGGGGATGAGCAGCCAGCGTGGCCTGGTGTTTCATGCGACGGGTATCACCGAAGGCGCACATGATCGTGAACACGAGGAACAGGACATGCGCAGTGCATGGTTCGCCCGCAGCGAGGTGGAGCGGATGATGCGCGACGGTGACATCACTGACGCCCAGTCCATCGCGGCGTATGCGCTGTTGCTGTTGTCGCAAACGCCGGCTTCCCGATGA
- a CDS encoding proline dehydrogenase family protein, with protein sequence MGVFERVARPAIMAVSRSDGLRRTAERLPVTRQVVRRFVPGETVRDALDSVAQLRNSDRLVSIDYLGEDVTDADAANTTVDAYLALLDALDRRDEPTAAVRPLEVSLKLSALGQALPRDGEKIALENAHTICERAQRAGAWVTVDAEDHSTTDSTLSIVRDLRTEFGWLGTVLQAYLRRTEADCREFAVSGARIRLCKGAYDEPASVAYRDRDDVTASYLACLRVLMAGDGYPMVASHDPAIIEAVPALTREFSRGVDDFEYQMLYGIRDAEQRRMAAEGNHVRVYVPFGTQWYGYFVRRLAERPANLTFFLRALTERRH encoded by the coding sequence GTGGGTGTCTTCGAGCGGGTCGCGCGCCCGGCGATCATGGCCGTCAGCCGGTCGGACGGATTGCGCCGCACAGCCGAGCGCCTGCCCGTCACTCGGCAGGTGGTGCGCCGCTTCGTACCCGGTGAGACGGTGAGGGATGCGCTGGACTCCGTTGCGCAGTTGCGGAATTCGGACCGCCTGGTGTCGATCGACTATCTCGGCGAGGACGTCACCGACGCCGACGCGGCGAATACCACCGTCGACGCCTACCTTGCGTTGCTAGATGCGTTGGACCGTCGCGACGAGCCCACGGCGGCGGTGCGGCCGCTCGAGGTGTCGCTGAAGCTGTCGGCGCTGGGGCAGGCCTTGCCCCGCGACGGCGAGAAGATCGCACTCGAGAACGCCCACACCATCTGTGAGCGGGCGCAGCGCGCTGGCGCGTGGGTGACCGTGGACGCCGAGGACCATTCGACGACGGACTCGACGCTGTCCATCGTCCGCGACCTGCGCACCGAATTCGGTTGGCTAGGAACGGTTTTGCAGGCGTACCTGCGGCGCACCGAGGCCGATTGCAGGGAGTTCGCCGTTTCGGGAGCGCGAATTCGGCTGTGCAAGGGCGCCTACGACGAGCCCGCATCGGTGGCGTACCGCGATCGTGACGACGTCACCGCGTCCTATCTTGCGTGCCTGCGAGTGCTGATGGCTGGCGACGGCTATCCGATGGTCGCCTCACACGATCCTGCGATCATCGAGGCGGTTCCTGCGCTGACGCGCGAGTTCAGCAGGGGCGTCGATGATTTCGAATATCAGATGCTGTACGGCATTCGTGACGCCGAGCAGCGCAGGATGGCCGCGGAAGGCAATCACGTCCGGGTCTACGTGCCGTTCGGAACGCAGTGGTACGGCTACTTCGTGCGGCGACTGGCCGAGCGGCCCGCCAACCTGACGTTCTTTCTGCGTGCCCTGACCGAACGCCGTCACTGA
- a CDS encoding nuclear transport factor 2 family protein, with product MSDEVTIRKLITDWAAAVHSGDLDSVLAEHDSDIVMFDVPPPYRGVRGMDEYRASWPPFFEFQSQGASFDIEELDVTAGGDVAFAWALLRCGKPEEFEANPDNRLRLTIGLRKRDGRWVVTHEHHSFCVTD from the coding sequence ATGAGCGATGAGGTGACCATCCGCAAACTGATCACCGATTGGGCCGCGGCGGTCCATTCGGGCGATCTTGATTCTGTGCTGGCAGAACACGATTCGGACATCGTGATGTTCGATGTCCCACCGCCGTACCGGGGTGTGCGCGGCATGGACGAATACCGGGCCTCCTGGCCGCCGTTCTTCGAGTTTCAGAGTCAGGGCGCGTCATTCGACATCGAAGAACTCGACGTGACAGCCGGCGGGGATGTCGCGTTCGCATGGGCCCTGCTGCGATGCGGCAAGCCCGAGGAATTTGAGGCCAACCCCGACAACCGGCTGAGGCTGACGATAGGGCTGCGCAAGCGCGACGGCCGCTGGGTGGTCACCCACGAGCACCACTCGTTCTGCGTGACCGACTAG
- a CDS encoding acyl-CoA synthetase → MLLSSLNPATVAAGADIGDAVRIDEAVLSRSDLVGAATSVAERVAGAHRVAVLATPTATTVLAVTGCLIAGVPVVPVPADVGAAERTHILTDSGAQAWLGEKPSDTGGLQHVPVRIHARSWHRYAEPHPDATALIIYTSGTTGPPKGVVLSRRAVAADIDALAQAWQWTPEDTLVHGLPLYHVHGLVLGLLGSLRIGNRFVHTGKPKPDLYAAAGGSLYFAVPTVWSRIAEDSAAAAALTSARLLVSGSAPLPVPVFERLAELTGHRPIERYGSTESLITISTRADGERRPGWVGLPLTGIETRLLDESGAAVAHDGETIGRLHLRGATLFDGYLNRPDATAEVLDADGWYHTGDVAAVDADGMHRIVGRESVDLIKTGGFRVGAGEIETALLGHAGVTEAAVVGVPDDDLGQRIVAFVVGDADPQALINFVAQELSVHKRPREVRVVESLPRNAMGKVLKKELAQWA, encoded by the coding sequence GTGCTGCTGTCCTCCCTGAACCCCGCGACAGTGGCGGCAGGTGCCGACATCGGCGACGCCGTGCGCATCGACGAAGCGGTGCTGAGCCGTAGCGACCTGGTCGGCGCCGCGACCTCGGTCGCCGAGCGCGTAGCCGGTGCACACCGTGTCGCCGTGCTCGCGACCCCGACCGCCACGACCGTGCTGGCGGTGACGGGCTGCCTGATCGCCGGGGTGCCCGTGGTCCCGGTGCCCGCCGATGTCGGCGCCGCCGAACGCACACACATCCTCACCGACTCCGGAGCGCAGGCATGGCTGGGGGAGAAGCCGTCGGACACCGGCGGGCTGCAACACGTTCCCGTGCGGATACACGCACGGTCGTGGCACCGCTACGCAGAACCGCACCCCGACGCGACGGCGCTGATCATCTACACGTCGGGCACCACGGGCCCGCCCAAGGGAGTGGTCCTGAGCCGGCGCGCGGTCGCCGCGGACATCGACGCGCTGGCGCAGGCCTGGCAGTGGACGCCCGAGGACACCTTGGTGCATGGACTGCCGCTCTACCACGTGCACGGCTTGGTGCTCGGTCTGCTCGGTTCGCTGCGCATCGGAAATCGGTTCGTACACACCGGAAAGCCGAAACCCGACCTCTACGCCGCCGCTGGCGGGTCGCTGTACTTCGCCGTGCCGACCGTGTGGTCGCGGATTGCTGAGGACTCCGCTGCGGCAGCAGCGCTGACATCCGCCCGCCTGCTGGTTTCCGGCAGCGCGCCCCTCCCGGTGCCCGTGTTCGAACGGCTCGCCGAACTGACCGGGCACCGACCCATCGAACGCTACGGGTCCACCGAGTCGCTGATCACGATCAGCACGCGCGCCGACGGTGAGCGTCGGCCCGGGTGGGTGGGCCTGCCGCTGACGGGAATCGAAACGCGGCTACTCGACGAGTCCGGTGCTGCGGTGGCGCATGACGGTGAAACCATTGGACGACTTCATCTTCGGGGTGCCACATTGTTCGACGGTTACCTCAATCGTCCCGACGCGACCGCCGAGGTCTTGGACGCCGACGGCTGGTATCACACCGGCGACGTTGCGGCCGTCGACGCCGACGGGATGCACCGGATCGTCGGCCGCGAGTCGGTCGACCTGATCAAGACCGGCGGCTTTCGGGTGGGTGCCGGGGAGATCGAGACGGCGTTGCTCGGGCATGCCGGCGTGACGGAAGCCGCGGTGGTGGGTGTCCCGGACGACGATCTCGGCCAGCGAATCGTCGCGTTCGTCGTCGGCGATGCGGATCCGCAGGCGCTCATCAACTTTGTCGCCCAGGAGCTTTCGGTGCACAAGCGGCCGCGGGAGGTGCGGGTCGTCGAGAGCCTCCCGCGCAACGCCATGGGGAAGGTGTTGAAGAAGGAGTTGGCGCAATGGGCCTGA
- the dapD gene encoding 2,3,4,5-tetrahydropyridine-2,6-dicarboxylate N-succinyltransferase, with product MTSAAGIGLATIAADGTVLDTWFPGPELGADGPAGTTRLSIAEIPEELGALTGHDEDRGVEIVAVRTTISSLDDEAADAYDVYLRLHLLSHRLVPPRGLNADGFFGLLTNVVWTNHGPCAVDGFEIVRARLRKRGHVTVYGVDKFPRMVDYVLPAGVRIADADRVRLGAHLASGTTVMHEGFVNYNAGTLGNSMVEGRISAGVVVDDGSDVGGGASIMGTLSGGGTEVISVGRRCLLGANAGLGISLGDDCVVEAGLYVTAGTKVQTADGQTVKARELSGANNLLFRRNSVTGAVEVVKRDGTGITLNEALHAN from the coding sequence GTGACTTCTGCTGCAGGTATAGGCCTGGCGACGATCGCGGCCGACGGAACAGTGCTGGACACCTGGTTCCCGGGGCCGGAACTGGGCGCTGACGGCCCCGCCGGCACGACCCGGTTGTCGATCGCCGAGATTCCGGAAGAGCTGGGCGCACTGACCGGGCACGACGAGGACCGTGGCGTCGAGATCGTGGCCGTCCGCACCACCATCTCGTCGCTGGACGACGAGGCCGCCGACGCCTACGACGTGTATCTGCGGTTGCACCTGCTCTCCCATCGGCTGGTGCCGCCACGCGGACTGAACGCCGACGGCTTCTTCGGCCTGCTGACCAACGTGGTGTGGACCAATCACGGGCCCTGCGCTGTCGATGGTTTCGAGATCGTGCGGGCCCGGCTGCGTAAGCGCGGTCACGTCACCGTGTACGGCGTCGACAAGTTCCCCCGCATGGTCGACTATGTGCTCCCTGCGGGCGTGCGCATCGCCGACGCCGACCGAGTGCGTCTCGGTGCGCACCTGGCGTCGGGGACCACGGTCATGCATGAGGGCTTCGTCAACTACAACGCGGGAACGTTGGGCAATTCGATGGTGGAGGGGCGTATCTCGGCAGGCGTCGTCGTCGATGACGGCTCCGACGTCGGCGGTGGCGCGTCCATCATGGGGACGCTGTCCGGTGGCGGCACCGAGGTGATCTCGGTGGGCCGGCGCTGCCTGCTCGGCGCGAATGCCGGGCTGGGTATCTCACTGGGCGACGACTGCGTGGTGGAGGCCGGTCTCTACGTCACCGCGGGCACCAAGGTGCAGACCGCCGACGGCCAGACGGTCAAGGCGCGCGAACTCTCGGGTGCCAACAATCTGCTCTTCCGGCGCAATTCGGTGACCGGAGCCGTCGAGGTGGTCAAACGGGACGGCACCGGCATCACGCTGAACGAGGCCCTGCACGCCAACTAG
- a CDS encoding M15 family metallopeptidase, protein MLATCATAHAQPPPPPAPGDTGGSLDIGAAAIDTFGGWLPDGVTLSPFDVANPVVGLLDSALLSAVQDAARKAATENVDIRINSGWRTRGFQQRLFDDGVRTYGSVDAARQFVASPDTSKHVEGKAVDIAPVEADKWLIANGRQFGLCQIYANEIWHFELATDDQGRCPPLKPNATG, encoded by the coding sequence ATGCTGGCCACCTGTGCGACGGCGCACGCGCAACCGCCGCCACCGCCGGCGCCCGGTGACACCGGCGGATCGCTCGACATCGGAGCGGCGGCGATCGACACCTTCGGCGGCTGGCTGCCCGACGGAGTCACGCTGAGCCCCTTCGACGTGGCCAACCCCGTGGTCGGATTACTGGATTCCGCACTGCTGTCCGCCGTTCAGGACGCGGCGCGCAAGGCCGCGACCGAGAACGTCGATATCCGGATCAATTCAGGTTGGCGCACAAGGGGATTCCAGCAGCGCTTGTTCGACGACGGGGTGCGCACCTACGGGAGCGTCGACGCGGCGCGGCAGTTCGTCGCGTCGCCGGACACGTCCAAACATGTCGAGGGCAAGGCCGTCGACATCGCCCCGGTGGAGGCCGACAAGTGGTTGATCGCCAACGGCAGGCAGTTCGGCCTGTGCCAGATCTATGCCAATGAGATCTGGCATTTCGAACTGGCAACCGATGACCAGGGCCGCTGCCCGCCGCTGAAACCGAACGCGACGGGCTGA
- a CDS encoding Rv2253 family sensor-like surface protein, whose amino-acid sequence MSRRTLTAVLVAVVLGSLVTAPHALATGQIWNGKFSLLRYAATKTGTSMAARQHEPDFSDVYLFSTDCSTGACVSTVIGGPKPANPTLPLPPRYTWDGTRWVHVYDWQWDCYLGEGVPKQWNPAHSVAYYTPQADGSLRGVWRTDIDGGPCGGSVIMNVAAFPAQ is encoded by the coding sequence GTGTCCAGGCGAACGCTCACCGCGGTGCTCGTCGCCGTCGTCCTGGGCAGCCTGGTGACCGCCCCGCACGCGCTTGCCACGGGCCAGATCTGGAACGGCAAGTTCTCGCTGCTGCGGTACGCGGCCACGAAGACCGGCACCAGCATGGCCGCCCGCCAGCACGAGCCCGACTTCAGCGATGTCTACCTGTTTTCCACCGACTGTTCGACGGGCGCCTGCGTGTCGACCGTCATCGGCGGCCCCAAGCCCGCGAATCCGACGCTGCCGTTACCGCCCCGCTACACGTGGGACGGCACCCGGTGGGTGCACGTCTACGACTGGCAGTGGGATTGCTATCTGGGCGAAGGTGTGCCGAAGCAGTGGAACCCCGCGCATTCGGTCGCCTACTACACCCCGCAAGCCGATGGATCGCTACGCGGGGTCTGGCGCACCGATATCGACGGTGGACCGTGCGGCGGCAGCGTCATCATGAACGTCGCGGCGTTTCCCGCTCAGTGA
- the dapE gene encoding succinyl-diaminopimelate desuccinylase: protein MALDLHGDPIALTAALVDIPSESRSERRIADEIEAALREQTTGFEVVRNADAVLARTNLGRPSRVLLAGHIDTVPAADNLPSRMTDGQLHGCGTSDMKSGDAVFLHLAATVTEPQHDITLVMYDCEEIEAAANGLGRIERELPDWLQADVAILGEPSGGYIEAGCQGTLRVVVRATGTRAHSARSWLGDNAIHKIGAVLDRLSSYRARNVDIDGCTYREGLSAVRIDGGIAGNVIPDAASVTVNFRFAPDRSVPEAAAHVDEVFDGLDVEIELTDSAGGALPGLTAPAAAALVDAAGGQVRAKYGWTDVARFAALGIPAVNYGPGDPNLAHRVDERVDTAAITAATDMLRRYLTG, encoded by the coding sequence GTGGCCCTCGATCTGCACGGCGACCCGATCGCCCTGACCGCGGCGCTGGTGGACATTCCCAGCGAATCGCGTAGCGAGCGCCGCATCGCCGATGAGATCGAAGCCGCGCTGCGCGAGCAGACGACCGGATTCGAGGTCGTGCGCAACGCCGACGCCGTGCTCGCGCGCACCAACCTGGGCCGGCCGTCGCGCGTGCTGCTCGCCGGCCACATCGATACCGTGCCCGCCGCCGACAACCTGCCCAGCCGGATGACCGACGGCCAACTGCACGGCTGTGGCACGTCGGACATGAAATCCGGGGACGCCGTCTTCCTGCACCTGGCCGCGACGGTCACCGAGCCCCAGCACGACATCACGCTCGTGATGTACGACTGCGAAGAGATCGAGGCGGCGGCCAACGGTCTCGGCCGCATCGAACGCGAGCTGCCCGACTGGTTGCAGGCCGACGTGGCGATCCTCGGCGAGCCCTCCGGTGGGTATATCGAGGCCGGCTGCCAGGGCACGCTGCGCGTCGTGGTGCGAGCCACGGGCACCCGTGCACACTCGGCGCGATCCTGGTTGGGCGACAACGCAATCCACAAGATCGGTGCTGTCCTGGACCGGCTTTCGTCCTATCGGGCGCGCAACGTCGACATCGATGGCTGCACGTATCGCGAGGGTTTGTCGGCGGTGCGCATCGACGGCGGGATCGCGGGCAACGTCATCCCCGACGCCGCTTCGGTGACGGTCAACTTCCGGTTCGCCCCCGACCGCAGCGTCCCCGAGGCCGCCGCGCATGTGGACGAGGTGTTCGACGGGCTCGACGTCGAAATCGAGTTGACCGACTCGGCCGGCGGAGCACTACCGGGTCTGACGGCGCCCGCCGCCGCGGCGCTGGTGGATGCCGCCGGTGGACAGGTGCGGGCGAAGTACGGCTGGACCGACGTCGCGCGGTTCGCGGCGCTCGGCATCCCCGCCGTCAATTACGGACCCGGCGATCCGAACCTTGCCCACCGGGTCGACGAGCGCGTCGACACCGCAGCCATCACCGCGGCCACCGACATGCTACGGAGATATTTAACCGGTTGA
- a CDS encoding PucR family transcriptional regulator has translation MTAPSSGLGLGRLLLALDRTMVTLVEAPRGLDMPVGSVALVDADDVRLGLAVGAGSADLFFLLGVADAEAVRWLEQQFAGSGTVPTAIFVKEPTDAAVRRAVALGTAVVAVDPRARWESLYRLVTHAFEHHGDRDDRDSGTDLFGLAQSIADGTRGMVSIEDEQSHVLAYSASSDDADELRRLTILGRAGPPEHLEWIAQWGIFDALRAGGDVVRVAERPELGLRPRLAVGIHLPSTDARRPPAFAGTIWLQQGSAPLADDAEEILRGGAVLAARIMTRLAATPSTHAVQVQQMLGLAGDDVDIAAIARELGITVDGRAALVGFQGGASAPAGVIALSASAFRADAQTVSAGGRVYVLLPKIGAPSSVMSWVRGVVSAMRRELGLTLRAVVAAPLGGLAGAAAARVEIDRVFDSADRHPGAIGQITSLDEAHTTVLLDEIVSHVAGRSRLVDPRVRLLRDEDPMLAETLRAYLDGFGDVAAVAKHLHVHPNTVRYRVRRIETLLSTALDDPDVRLLFALGLRATADT, from the coding sequence ATGACCGCACCGTCTTCCGGCCTCGGGCTCGGCAGGCTGCTGCTGGCCTTGGACCGCACGATGGTGACGCTGGTCGAAGCCCCCCGAGGCCTGGACATGCCGGTCGGTTCGGTGGCGCTCGTCGACGCCGACGATGTCCGGTTGGGTCTTGCGGTCGGTGCCGGTTCCGCCGATCTCTTCTTTCTGCTCGGCGTCGCCGACGCCGAGGCCGTGCGATGGCTCGAGCAGCAGTTCGCGGGTTCGGGAACGGTGCCGACGGCCATCTTCGTCAAGGAACCCACCGACGCCGCGGTAAGGCGGGCCGTCGCACTCGGTACCGCGGTCGTGGCCGTCGACCCGCGCGCCCGGTGGGAGTCGCTCTACCGCCTCGTCACCCATGCCTTCGAACATCACGGCGACCGGGACGACCGCGACTCGGGCACCGACCTGTTCGGCCTCGCGCAATCGATCGCCGACGGCACCCGCGGCATGGTCAGCATCGAGGACGAACAATCACACGTGCTCGCGTACTCGGCGTCCAGTGACGACGCGGACGAGTTGCGCCGCCTGACTATCCTGGGCCGCGCCGGTCCGCCCGAACACCTGGAATGGATCGCGCAGTGGGGCATCTTCGACGCGCTGCGGGCGGGCGGCGATGTCGTGCGCGTTGCCGAGCGCCCCGAGTTGGGTCTGCGCCCGCGGCTGGCGGTCGGTATTCACCTGCCCAGTACGGATGCGCGTCGCCCGCCGGCCTTCGCAGGCACGATTTGGCTGCAGCAGGGTTCCGCGCCACTGGCCGACGACGCCGAGGAGATTCTGCGCGGCGGTGCGGTGCTCGCGGCGCGGATCATGACGCGCCTGGCAGCGACGCCGTCGACCCATGCGGTGCAGGTGCAACAAATGCTCGGACTGGCCGGCGACGATGTCGACATCGCAGCGATAGCGCGCGAGCTGGGAATCACCGTCGACGGCCGGGCGGCGCTCGTCGGCTTCCAGGGCGGAGCGTCTGCGCCGGCCGGTGTCATCGCGTTGAGCGCCAGCGCTTTTCGTGCCGACGCCCAGACGGTCTCGGCCGGTGGGCGGGTCTACGTCCTGCTACCCAAGATCGGTGCACCATCGTCGGTGATGTCCTGGGTGCGTGGAGTCGTGAGCGCGATGCGTCGCGAACTCGGCCTCACGCTTCGTGCCGTCGTCGCGGCCCCGCTCGGCGGACTGGCGGGCGCGGCGGCCGCCCGCGTCGAGATCGACCGCGTCTTCGACAGCGCCGATCGCCATCCCGGCGCGATCGGACAGATCACCTCGCTGGACGAGGCGCACACCACCGTGCTCCTCGATGAGATCGTGTCGCACGTCGCCGGACGGTCGCGGCTCGTCGATCCCCGGGTCCGACTCCTGCGCGACGAGGATCCGATGCTGGCCGAGACGCTGCGGGCGTACCTCGACGGGTTCGGCGACGTGGCCGCCGTCGCCAAGCATCTGCACGTGCACCCCAACACAGTGCGGTACCGGGTTCGGCGCATCGAGACGTTGCTGTCCACCGCGCTGGACGACCCCGATGTCCGGTTGCTCTTCGCGCTCGGACTGCGCGCCACCGCCGACACGTAG
- a CDS encoding VOC family protein, protein MGLRFDEICIDARDATALGRWWSEVLDWPHDIDEDGDVVLHAPPGAGVNWIFIAVPDEKVVKNRIHLDFRPDDQQAEVDRVLALGARRVDVGQRGDESWVVLADPEGNEFCILAASDD, encoded by the coding sequence ATGGGCCTGAGATTCGACGAGATCTGTATCGACGCCCGCGATGCCACCGCTCTGGGTCGCTGGTGGTCAGAGGTGCTGGACTGGCCGCACGACATCGACGAGGACGGCGACGTCGTGCTGCACGCACCTCCCGGTGCCGGAGTGAATTGGATTTTCATCGCGGTTCCCGACGAGAAGGTGGTCAAGAACCGCATTCATCTCGACTTCCGTCCCGACGATCAGCAGGCTGAGGTGGATCGGGTGCTGGCCCTCGGCGCGCGACGGGTCGACGTGGGGCAGCGTGGCGACGAGAGCTGGGTAGTCCTGGCCGACCCGGAGGGCAACGAATTCTGTATCCTCGCTGCCTCAGACGATTGA
- the idi gene encoding isopentenyl-diphosphate Delta-isomerase, with amino-acid sequence MSDTALGSEEFVVLVDDRGAAVGTAAKASVHHASTPLHLGFSCYVFDADGRVLMTRRALSKRTWPGVWTNSFCGHPAPDEPIADAVHRRARQELGLTIERVVCALPDYRYRAVAADGTVENEVCPVYCAAAVGDLHPSPDEVMDYTWASWPDLRSAAQLPWAISPWAAEQIPLLDAAGVVSH; translated from the coding sequence ATGAGTGACACTGCGCTTGGTTCCGAGGAATTCGTGGTGCTCGTGGACGACCGCGGTGCCGCAGTCGGCACTGCCGCGAAAGCCTCCGTGCACCACGCGAGTACCCCGCTGCACCTCGGTTTCTCGTGCTACGTCTTCGACGCCGACGGACGCGTGTTGATGACGCGGCGCGCGCTTAGCAAGCGGACATGGCCTGGGGTGTGGACGAATTCGTTCTGCGGCCATCCGGCACCGGATGAGCCGATCGCAGATGCGGTCCACCGGCGCGCCCGCCAGGAACTCGGGCTGACGATCGAACGCGTGGTGTGCGCGCTACCCGACTACCGCTATCGCGCCGTCGCGGCCGACGGGACCGTCGAGAACGAGGTATGTCCGGTGTACTGCGCTGCCGCCGTGGGTGATTTACATCCGTCGCCGGACGAGGTGATGGACTACACGTGGGCCTCGTGGCCGGATCTGCGGTCGGCCGCTCAACTGCCCTGGGCCATCAGTCCGTGGGCTGCCGAACAGATCCCGTTGCTCGACGCGGCCGGAGTCGTCTCGCACTGA